The Candidatus Methylarchaceae archaeon HK02M2 genome contains the following window.
ACAAAAATACTTCATTATCCTTTTATGGGGCACAGCAGACATCCAAGTATTAAAGATGTCGGAATAGAAAATGTAATCTGGATAATCTTTTCTCAATATATCAATATTTTTAATTAGATAAGGTATAGTATACGAGGGCATTGTACGTGAATACTTTGCTGAAATGTTACCCCATTCACCAGATATATTAGGCATATACCTGATGTAAGACAGTATCTTGTCATCTGGATGCGAATAACCGACAACACAAAAGAAGAAGCCTTCAAGACTTTGTATGAAGTCCTTATCTTTGAACTTTCGTTTACTCATTTTATATTAACTATTTATTCGAATCGTTGTATAAAAGATTATGAAATATTGGCTATCATGAAGTCTGTCGGTTTATTTCCCAAAAGTATGCGGTGGTGATCTTCATGGGTATTAATTACTCTCTCAATTTTACCTTGGGCAATCACAGTCTCTCCATTCTTTGCTTGCTCACAGAATCGCCCCCTAAATGATGCTATCTCTTTTAAGTCATTAACCTTATTTCCTTCAATTATTTTAACATCGTTCACTTTATAGGTACATGGTGTGAATATACTCTCAGAGTCATCTATAATTTTGGCCCTTATCTTTGCATAGTCTTGAGGTTCATAAATAACTTCGCCATAATTCTCTCCAATTTCGTCCCAATCCTTGATGCATCTTACATAAACATCTTTACCATCGAACATTCCTTGGAGATTCTTTCTACTCTCATGCTTAACAAAATCTTCGAAAGGCATTATTGTGTCTTTTACACGAAATTGGTATAACTTTTTAAGACCTTCAATATCATAGTTAGAAATATTTTCCTTCGATTTCAAAAGGTTTTGCATAACATTATGAACTCTTAAACAATTTTCTCTACCATAAACTATTATGTCTATATCAGACGTATAGTTATAAAGTCCAATACATATAGATCCAGTAATACCTATATCATTCCATCCCATATTTGCTTCTCTTTTCAAGATTTTTATAAAGACTAAGGCTTTCTTTTGGATATCATCTAATCGAGCCTTTTTCCTTAGACTACTTAGCTCTCTTGATGGAAGAAAGCTATGAATAATGCTTGAATGTTGAATTTCTGGCAGATATTCGTTAAAAACATCATCATAAATCAAGATGTGGGGATATATCTTCTTGAGAATCTCATACCTTTTTTCGATGGAGTAGACTTTTTTATATGATCTGCCATCAAGATTCCTATTTCCGTTTGGGTCAGGTATGTATCTAATAAATGCAATTACTCTTTCTGGTGGATGTAACAATCCTTTAACTTCAAAGATTGCTCCATCTTTAATCTGTAGAAAGTCGCCTTCACGGAATTTTAAAATATTGGCCACTGCCTCTCTATACATCTTTTTGGTTTCATATTATTATTATCTTCTATTAAGAATCAGGCATATCATCCGTCAGGTCAATATCTGAAAAAATATGATATTGTATACTCTGCTATTAAAAATCTATACAGTAAAAATATATCATGATAGATTTTTAATCTAAACTATATGAAAAAAGATTTTCTAAAAATTTCTGATAAAATTATGATGACAGCTCAACTTGCTTCAGTACTAGAGGTGAGTGGTACACCAAAGCCTGGGAATGTGCATAGAACTTCAGACTTCACTGATACACGCTTTGAGCATTATCTTGCTGGCTCTATATGTCTCGGACCTTCTGTAAGAGAAGTCGCATTGAGAGGAATGAGAGCTGGCCTCGATGAGATTAAAATAAATGAGATAAAGGTTGGCAGATATATTAAAAGTACTCTTTATGAAATTAGATCATGGCACAAAGGTGGAAACACACATCTAGGTATAAGTTTACTTCTTATACCATTAGCTGCATCGGCAGGATTTAATTATATAAAATTTGGAAGTATAGAACCTAGTAAATTACGTTCAATTTTTTCAAAAGTCATTAAGTCAACAACCCCTAGGGATGCAATAGATGTTTGTGATGCAATACTCACGTCAAGCATTGAGGCTCTAGGTCGGGTAAACGTAGCACCAGACATAATTGAACTTGATACTAAAAATCGATTAATAGAGGAAGATATTAATTTGTATAAACTAATGAAGTTCTCATCTAGATGGGATACGATAGCTAAAGAATTAACTAATGGGATGAAAATTTCTTTCAACATAGGCTATAAAACTTTATTCGATTTATATGAGAAGACTCGTGACATAAATATTGCAACAGTACATACATTTCTGACAATATTAGCGAAATATCCTGATACATTTATCGCCAGAAAGGTTGGAGTTAAACATGAGAAGGAGATTAACAAAGCGATCAAAATAGGATTAGTCGAAGCTAAGAAGATTTCTAAACAAGCCAAATTTGTCTTAAAAATGGGAGGACTAATCACAGAAGATGGGCGAAGAAAATTGATTCAATTTGATAAAAATTTGAAACAAAACCGACTTAACCCTGGGACAACTGCAGACATCACAGCTTCATCATTAATGATTGCAATTTTATGTGGGATGAGACCTTAGAGGGAAAAAAGAAATAGGGAATATATGAGATCAACGAACGTCAATATATGGTAGTATGAGATAAATTACTTTAAATACAACTATTCATTTAAAGTAATCATATACATTATACTACATCTAGAAATATGTTAGCATTATCAAAGGAGGAATAAAGATGATTTCAAATTCTTACATACCCGACGAATCGGCGATCAGCCTCAAAGTAGCAAGCCGCTTGGTCAGAGAAGGAAAAGTTCATCATAAGATAATTGTGCATAATACCACCATATCCAGCATAGAAGCGAAAGCTAAATTAGGCAACCTCTCCGGAGTCAACGGTCTCAAAGATTTGAAGGAAGCATGTGATGAGAAGAATGTAAATCTAGAATATGCAGGAAATCCAAACGATGGTTCTGATGTAAATCAAGCAAACCGTGAATTTGCGAGATCGATACAAGCCTCAATAATTACATGCAACCCCATTATGGCTAAGATGTGCGAAGCACTTGGCATAAGGGTTGTATTTGGAACACCTTCACCTCTCATCGATCTTGACAAAGTTTTTACAAATGGCGTCATGAGTCTTCATCTGAAGGAAAAGCTTCCTCCGAGGGTCAAGCGTGGTCATCCAGGGAAATGGTTCTTTGAAGAGTTATCCGATATTACATTATCGAGAGAGGAACTAGAATGGATTTTAGCACAGATCATGGAGCAGACTTACTCGTTGCTAGGCGAAGATGCATTCATAGAAGTTGATAAGCTTGGGGCTACCATAATTCAGCTGAAGGATCTCCGGATCGTAGTTACCCGCCCACCCTTTTCAGATGGGTTGGAAATAACAATAACTAGACCGATATTCAAGCTCAACCTAGAAAATTATCATCTCCCCCAACAAGTTCTAACTCGAATTAGGGAACAGGCAGAAGGAATAATCGTTGCTGGTCCACCAGGGATGGGTAAGTCAACATTTGCACAAGCTTTGGCTGAACATTATCATTTACTAGGAAAAGTAGTAAAGACTATCGAGAGTCCAAGAGATCTAAATCTCCCTCCAGATATAACCCAGTATTCGAAGAAGGCTTCTAAAGAAGGCGAACTTCATGATGTACTTCTGTTGAGCAGGCCTGATTACACTATCTTCGATGAGATGCGAGGAGAAGACGACTTTAAAATCTTTATTGATCTTCGTTTTGCGGGTATAGGAATGGTCGGCGTATTACACGGAACGAACCCTATAGATGCTATCCGTCGCATAGCCTATAAGGTTGATGTGGGTGTTTTACCATCCATTGTTGATACGCTGATTTTTATGGATGAAGGACTTGTTTCCCAGATATACACACTTGAAATGACGGTCAAAGTTCCTGCAGGTCTTATAAGAGCTGATCATTCACGTCCAACTGTGTTGGTGAAGAACTTGTTAACTGGTGAAGTTGAGTATGAGTTATATGTATTCGGTGAGAGAACGTTCTTTGTACCAGTTAAAGGTCGAAAGAGAGATAAAGGAGACAAACGCAAGGCTATTTTCTCTCAAATATTGTCTAGACATTTGGATTCATTTGACTTAGATTTTGATGGCGACATGCTTAAAATAACAATACCTAAGGATGAATTTAATACATATCTGAAGAAATGTCAAAAAAGAGTCCTAAAGAAAGCTAGACGATCAGAAATCAAAATAGAAGCAATTCCGATATAGTCTTATGACAGTTTACTATTTTGAACATGCCTTATTTCTTTGCATTGTTGTCTAACGAGATGTTGACCTATCTGTTGTAGTTCTTGCTTGAATTTTTCGTAGGGATAGTTTTGGGCGTGTGTCATGGCACTCCATCTCGCAGTGAGGCTCGCCAGATAGTAGACTTCGGAAAGTTCCTTATCTGTAGCGCCATGGAACTTGGCCATTGCGGTGTGCATTGCTTGGTAGTAGGGGCATTTGATATTTGCCGCAGCTGATAGACCTATCATCTCCCTATATTTGCATGGGATCTCAGTCTCAGTAAAGGAGTACTTTTTCCACAAACTCCAATCCTTTACCAATACATCTTCAGAGAGTGCCTTCATGACGCCAGGAACGATACCTAAGGTCTCTTTTATATCTTTAAGAGTATCTTCATATTCTCCCATGTTAAAAAATACTAATATATCGTTAGGATAGCTCATCCTAAAATTATTTTCGATATATTACATAATAAATCATAAAAATTAATTATTTTTTATAAATCATTTACGACAACGAGAGTTAAAGTGGTACGTACATCTTTAATCTCTCTCATTTTCATTACAATTCTCTTCAGCCCATCTACGCTCTTCGCTTGGATTTTAGCTATTATATCATAGGCACCATAGATTTCATAGGCCTCCTCAACCTCTATATCTCCAAGCTTCTTCATGATAGCTCGATCAGATCCTGACTCTACACCCATTAATACAAATGCGATTGGCATACATAATAGGACGAGTAACTTCTATTTAAAATTCACAGAGAAAATGATATTTCGGGCTTATTTTTGATACCGAAATTAGATTAGAATCAGTAGATACCTGGTAGTTGACGTTCTCTCTTACTTCTTCCCTGGAGAACTTCATTTTTCAATTTTTGTATGTTCACATCATCCAATGTTGGAACTTGAATTAACCTATCGCCATGACCTTCTGGCGGATCAACTTAAGGTCGTCTTTTTTGAAAAAATGAAATCGGATTATAAATTTCAATAATAATTTCAACTTCTTCACGGTAAATCTTCCAGATAGAACTCGTTCGTGAGCTGTCCGCATTTTGAGCACCTGTACTCGGGGCAGTCCAGGTATTCCTAGTCTCCAGATTTTGAAATAAATGGTTGTACCACTCATTCAAGGTCCTGAATATATTCAAATCAAACTGGTTGTTCATTTCATAATATAAAAAAGGAACTAGTATTGGTTTGAATCCACGAATTGAATTACAAAGAGATAAAATGATTAGAATTCAAACAATGTCTAAAAACAGGTTTAACTTTTAAAAAAGAGGGATTTTGGGAGACATCTCCCAAAGTTATTCTGTAGGAATGTTCTGGTGTCTAAGCTGATGCTCGTAGCAGTACTGCCAGTTAAATCCAGAATTTGGTTGATTTTGAGCTTGATCCTGATGTTGGTATTGATTTTGGTTCTGGTCGCAATCGCATATACAGTCACATACACACTCTCCATCCTGAATTTTTTTCATTTCTCTATCCCGAGTCTGATCTGTTGTGCCGTTTGAATATGCTAAAACTGGCACCATATATGTAGCAGATGCCACTATGCATAGAGTCAATGCAACTACTACGACAGCTTTAATTTTTCCATTCATCTATTTCACCTCCCTTAATTTCCCTAAAATAAGGTATTTTGAACGAGATTTAGACGTTTGGTGTAACAAAACGTTTCAAAAAGTGAAACGGCTTATAAAGATCTGACCGATAATATAGCGAGAAGAGCAGGTCAACCAGAAAAAATGCTAGTGAAAATGGGAGTAGAAGAATATTAGTATTTTCGTATGTAACTAACTGTGAATGTACTGGGAGAGCCGGAACTTATAGGAGTTTTCACCGCTGATATTATGTGACGGCCCTGGACCATGACTAAGAAGAGAGCAGAAGTCCAAGAAGGTCTTCAAGGACGCACATCAGAACACATCGATGTCGTCCTAAAGTTGGTAAAAAAAACTAGCAGGAAAAGGCAATAGCTAATAAGCTGCTCGGAAAAGGCTAATACAACCGCGGGGTTGGTCTAGTCTGGTCTAGGACGTCAGCCTCCCAAGCTGGCAACGCGGGTTCGAATCCCGCACCCCGCATTTCTCTTATGAGAATGAGTATAATATTGCACTATTAATGGAAATACTAGGTGGGATTCTTACAGCCACAGGTTTAGGGGTTGTAGTGTTAGGTGAACTAAAAAAGGATACCCAAAAATAGAGTGAATAAAATATGATGATAATTATATTTACCTCAGTTCTTTTGTTACTTCTTGTTTCTTATAATCTCTTATAATGCGTAAGGTGGAACAGCCAATAAGAATATCATAAATTAGAACAAATGATCAACAAAAGACTTGATTAATATTCTTAAGAGATTCACAGAAACAGTATTGATTTCTAATAGAGTCATAAAGGTATGCTTCAATTACTTTTTAGCTAAAGAAATTATTAAAGGTAGAACTTGAAAACCTTTTAAAATCTTCAAGCTACCCTTTGCAGCTTCCTTTTCTGTAAACCTACATGTACCATCATTTGTTATGCTTTTTCCAGAGATTAATATTGGTACAGGATCAGCGCTATGACTCCTTATCTGGCAAGGAGTTGAGTGATCAGCAGATACCGCGATTACTACTTTATTTAGATCGATGCGCTCCAATAAATTGTTGAAAAACTTTGAGTCTATACTTTCTATCACCTTTTTCTTCCGTATCGCGTCTCCATCATGTCCAGGCTCATCAGGTCCCTTAATGTGAACATATACACAATCGTATCTATCTAACAGTTCAGCCGTCTTTTCTGCTTTAAGCTCATAGTCTTCAATACCTCCAGATTCAACTTCTACCATACCAGTCAACCTAGCTATTCCTCTTTCTACTGGCATATCCAAAATACATACAAAACTTAAGCCATATTTCTCGTTAAGCTTTTCGAGCCTTGGTAATGAGTTACCTGCATCTCTAAGTAATATAGCATTGGCAGGCATTTCGCCCTTTTCATCCCTTTTTACATTTACAGGGTGTTCCCTCAAAAGTTCAATAGACTTCTTGGTAAACTCATTAACTAAATCGGCGGAAAGCTGGGTCTCACTTTTTTCATCTAAGGCTTGAACCTTTTCTAACTTTAAAACCTCCTCCTCTTTTCGAACTTTGGCTACTCCAACTCCTTTTAACCTTAAGTATGCTGGGTCTGAGTTAGAGATATTTGATGATAATCTCATGTTTTCTACTTTAATCACCAAAACGGCCCTATGGGCTACAGTCGATACAAAATTGAGAGTAGTCTTTGGGTAAGACAGCTTTACATATTTATTAATCGATGTTGCAAGTTTCTTGGCTTCTTCGCTGGATAGATTTCTCCCAACCCTTCTATCCATTATTATTTCATCTTTATCTATTGTAGCAAAATTCGCTCTTATAGCAAGGTTCCCATCTTCAAAACTTAATCCCGCTCCGACAGATTCTATTACACCTCTTCCGGCATAACCTTCCTTAAAGTTATAACCCAACATATGAAAGACAGCTATATCCGACTCAGGTGGTATGTCCTTACCTACAGGGTAAACAAGACCACTGATGCCTCCTCTTGCAAGAGAATCTAATTGTGGTGTATGGGCCGCTTCAAGAGGTGTGATCCAATTTAGCTCAGGATCTGGTTTATCACCTACGCCGTCGAGTAATATGTAAATCAATCTTTTCATAATCTATCACATCTATTTTTGAGTTTGACTCGTAGAAGGATGCAAAGGCTTCGTGGTTGAAGTTGATCTCCGTAACTTTGATTTTCTTATATTTTGAACTATTATGGCAATTTTTCCTTCGAAATCTGTGTTGACTGCATCAAATACAGCAAAGGCCTCAGCGGGAGAGCTATAATAGCTGTGATGAGATTGTCTTCCTTCTTGATCTTTTCTAGTAGACATATAGGAAAGGTGATCGCTTTGTTGCAAGAGTCTCCATATCATCATGATATTTGCATCATTAATTTCTTCGATATAAGGTCTTAGGTTAAAAATTCTATCAAAGCTAATTCTCTGCATAGAATTTTCTAACCATGGGTTCGTACTCTTCTTTTCATTATCGTGAGAGATTGTTCTAACATCAGGGATTATCAGAGTTCCAGATGATTGAACATTCTTAATCACATCTGTGGGCGTATTCCATTCAAGATTCTCCCTATTTGCAACCTCCTCAGGTATTTTTTTTAAAAAATCGAAGATACCTGTATGCACCGAATTATTTCCTCCAAAAGTCTCGATCTCTAAAGCGATTAATATTACATCTCCAGGCGTAGCCGAAAGCCAATTACAATACTTATTAGCAGTTAGAGGATACTCATTCCACGTCTTTTTTGAAAATCTGAATCTAAGATCATCACTTAATTTATAATGTCTAAAAAGAAGTTTAAGCCCTTGATCCCCTGGTGAGGAATATACGTATGTAGGCAAATTTCTTGAAAAAAAAGAACCTACTCCTTCAGTCAATATACCCTCATAACCAAATTTTTTCACAGCCTTTGCAACAGAGTTATTATAGATAAGTTCGGTATTCTCAAATACATTTGGCTCAACTCCAAATAATTTCTTTATAATTTGATGGTGGAATTTTACATGTTTAATAAATTCATTCATACCGTCTTGACAGATACTTGCCAACGAATGGTAGTAATCCCCTCCAAGAATCTCTACATTCTTGGTAGCAACTAATTTTTTTAATAATTCGATCAAATCAGGTTCATACTTTATTGCCTGTTCGATGAATAGCCCGCTTAAACAGAAAGATAATTTGAATGGTTTTTCTAATTCATAAGTAGAGTCAATCGTCTCAAGTAAGATTTTAAAGGTTGGAGTATAGCAATTCTTTGAGAATTCAGTGAAAACTTGCTGATTTAGCTTGTCATCAAAGTATCTATCCATCACCGGCGCTCCTTCAGCAATCCTTTTGACTCTCTCATAAGGAAATGTCCTGTTAAGTCTAATTGGTTGATGAGCATCGATTACAAGGCAGATATAAGTCATTTCATCATAGCTTCTATTTATTATAAAGTAATTAAATGATTTACACAAAAACTATTAATCTTTATGTAGTAAATAAGTATTAGAGAAGGGAAATTGAGTGAGCTTAGAAAAGATTACTTTACAGATAAACTTGTAATCGTTAACACAAAGAAACATAAAAGTATAGATTTTAGGCTAAAGAATGAGTCTCCTAAAGAAAGTAAGTGCCCCTATTGTCCTGGTAATGAACTGATGACACCTCCAGCCAGACTTGTGCTTGTCCAGAAGGAGAAATCTCTGCTCAAGCTTACAGATGCCGAAGAAGATAGAGTCGAGGATTGGTGTGTGAGGGCATTTCTCGATGAATTTCCAGTAGTAACTCCTAGATCTGATGTAACTTATAGCGAAGATCCTCTTTATTGTGAACCTGCTTATGGTTATCATTATATAATTGTAGCAACCCCAAAACATGATGAAAATTTTCAAAAGATGGGCGTAGAACAATGGGTAAATGTCCTTTCAGTAGTACAAGATAGGGTAAGGTGGCTTTATAGTCGTAAGAATGTATCTTATGTATCCATTTTTGCAAACTATGGAGAAGAGGCAGGTGCTACAATCGAACATCCACATCTTCAAATTATCACATTACCACGCTTACCACCTATTATTGAGCAAGAAGCATCAAAGGTTCGGATAACTATGCGTGAGAAGGGGGTTTGTCCTATGTGCGAAGTCCTGAATATTGAATCGGGTGGTCCAAGACAGATTCTTACTACAAATCATTTTATAGCATTTGCTCCTTGGGCACCATCACATGCATTTGAATATTGGATCTTTCCAAAAAAACACCAAACAAGTATTCTTAAGGTCACTCAAAAAGAGATCAGAGATTTAGTATTGATTTTAAGATCTACATTAAGCGGTTTATCTAGCGTGTTAAGTGATCCTCCTTACAGTATAGTGTTCCATATATCTTCTGAAAAAAAGACTACAAGGCAACTCCATTGGCACCTTAAAATCTTTCCTCAAATTAGAAAATGGACTGGCTTTGAGAAAGGTACCCATACATACATAAATCAGGTTTCACCAGAGGAGACAGCTACTTTACTTGGTAGTGCTTCTAGAAAAGAGCTAGCAAAAATTATTGGCATTTCTTAACCTACAATCTTTTACAATAAAAAAGGCTTGTGTAGTAGAATCTTAAAGAAAGATATATTGTAAAGGTTATTATGGTATTGGCATTTTAAAATGATTATAAGTCGGAGAGATAATGAATGGTTAAACGAAATTTAAAAGCTATTATCTTGGCTGGTGGTCTGGGTACACGACTTCACCCTTATACACTCTTTATTCCAAAACCCATGCTACCTCTAGGTGATAAACCTGTTTTGGAGCACTTGATCAAGTGGCTAAATAATAATGGCATTAGAGAGATAGTGATCTGTGTAGGTTATTTAGGTAAGATTATAGAAGATTATTTTGGTGATGGGGTGGATTTAAATGTAGAAATAACCTATGCTAGAACAAAAACTCCAATGGGAACAGCAGGTCAATTGCAGAGTGCGGAGAATTTGATAAATGGTACTTTCTTATGTATTTATGGAGATTCGATCTACGATTTTATAATTCATGATATGATAGATTTTCATTTTGAAAAGGAAGCATTAGCTACAATAGCACTTGTCCCCTACAAGGTTACTCAAAAGTATGGTTTTATAGATATTGATGAAAATGGAGCTGTAAAAAAGTGGAGGGAAAAACCAAAGGTAGAGGGGCTCATAAATATTGGTTGTTATATTATGGAAGCAGGATTCTTACATTACATACCTAATGATAAGAGTTACGGCATGAACTTCGCATTTGGAAGAGCCATAGAAGCAAATGAACGAATATACGGTTACATTTCTAAAGGAAGTTTTACGGATATTGGGGATAGGAAAAGTTACATTAAGGTATATAAAAAGTATTTGAAAAAATTGGGAGATTTAACTTAGACTTTAGTGAGACTATCTTGCACCTAATGATCTTTGAAGACGAATTAACTTTTAACTTCCACCCAATAACTCTAACCAGACCGGCCTTTGACCTGGTACTGGGCTCAAAGACATTGATAGATGCTATACTAGACGAGATGAAGCCTGAACTCTATTCATTAAATGTCTCAGAGTATTTAGAACCCATCACAGTAAAAAGACATCCAAATACTGAGATAAATCCTCAAAAAGTGGATGAAGAAGTTATATTCATTAACGCTCTTCTAAGGCCAGATATAAAAGAATTAAGTACTTTATTAAAGAAAGGTAATTTTGTAGCTTTCTCAGGCGATAATTTAGCATTAGCAAAAGTAAGTCCAAAGATTGCTAATGAGGCCATGGTACCTCCCAGCTCTATGGCAAGAACATTTTCGAAAAAATTCAAGGGATATTACGATGAGTTCGTATTACCCAAATATTCGTTGATAAGGTATCCTTGGCAATTGATCGGTATGAACTCTGAAATAATTACAAGGCAAATTTCTAATATAAAAAGTTCAGATATCTTAGATATTAGTAAAAATATTACAGTTTCAGGTCCAGATTCGAATCTTATAATCCACGATAGTGTTGAGATCTATGGCAATGTATTTTTCGATGTAAAAGAAGGCCCTATTCACGTAAGTTCAGGTGCGAAGATTTTACCATTCTCAAGTATAAAGGGACCGGTTCACATAGGTAAGAATGCGATAATATCATCAGCCATAATAGGTAAAGGTACAACTCTAGGAGATTATGTGAAAGTTGGGGGTGAGATAAATAAGAGTATATTCGCTGGCTATTCAAACAAAGCCCATAGAGGATATATGGGCCACACATATGTAGGTGAATGGGTGAATATTGGCGCTATGACAACTAACTCAGACTTAAAAAATACATATGGAACTGTTAAAGTAAGGATCAAAGAAGAGATGATAGATTCAGGAGAGACAAAGATAGGTAA
Protein-coding sequences here:
- the tadA gene encoding Flp pilus assembly complex ATPase component TadA, which gives rise to MISNSYIPDESAISLKVASRLVREGKVHHKIIVHNTTISSIEAKAKLGNLSGVNGLKDLKEACDEKNVNLEYAGNPNDGSDVNQANREFARSIQASIITCNPIMAKMCEALGIRVVFGTPSPLIDLDKVFTNGVMSLHLKEKLPPRVKRGHPGKWFFEELSDITLSREELEWILAQIMEQTYSLLGEDAFIEVDKLGATIIQLKDLRIVVTRPPFSDGLEITITRPIFKLNLENYHLPQQVLTRIREQAEGIIVAGPPGMGKSTFAQALAEHYHLLGKVVKTIESPRDLNLPPDITQYSKKASKEGELHDVLLLSRPDYTIFDEMRGEDDFKIFIDLRFAGIGMVGVLHGTNPIDAIRRIAYKVDVGVLPSIVDTLIFMDEGLVSQIYTLEMTVKVPAGLIRADHSRPTVLVKNLLTGEVEYELYVFGERTFFVPVKGRKRDKGDKRKAIFSQILSRHLDSFDLDFDGDMLKITIPKDEFNTYLKKCQKRVLKKARRSEIKIEAIPI
- a CDS encoding Lrp/AsnC ligand binding domain-containing protein, whose product is MPIAFVLMGVESGSDRAIMKKLGDIEVEEAYEIYGAYDIIAKIQAKSVDGLKRIVMKMREIKDVRTTLTLVVVNDL
- a CDS encoding triphosphoribosyl-dephospho-CoA synthase; the encoded protein is MKKDFLKISDKIMMTAQLASVLEVSGTPKPGNVHRTSDFTDTRFEHYLAGSICLGPSVREVALRGMRAGLDEIKINEIKVGRYIKSTLYEIRSWHKGGNTHLGISLLLIPLAASAGFNYIKFGSIEPSKLRSIFSKVIKSTTPRDAIDVCDAILTSSIEALGRVNVAPDIIELDTKNRLIEEDINLYKLMKFSSRWDTIAKELTNGMKISFNIGYKTLFDLYEKTRDINIATVHTFLTILAKYPDTFIARKVGVKHEKEINKAIKIGLVEAKKISKQAKFVLKMGGLITEDGRRKLIQFDKNLKQNRLNPGTTADITASSLMIAILCGMRP
- a CDS encoding alkaline phosphatase family protein, giving the protein MKRLIYILLDGVGDKPDPELNWITPLEAAHTPQLDSLARGGISGLVYPVGKDIPPESDIAVFHMLGYNFKEGYAGRGVIESVGAGLSFEDGNLAIRANFATIDKDEIIMDRRVGRNLSSEEAKKLATSINKYVKLSYPKTTLNFVSTVAHRAVLVIKVENMRLSSNISNSDPAYLRLKGVGVAKVRKEEEVLKLEKVQALDEKSETQLSADLVNEFTKKSIELLREHPVNVKRDEKGEMPANAILLRDAGNSLPRLEKLNEKYGLSFVCILDMPVERGIARLTGMVEVESGGIEDYELKAEKTAELLDRYDCVYVHIKGPDEPGHDGDAIRKKKVIESIDSKFFNNLLERIDLNKVVIAVSADHSTPCQIRSHSADPVPILISGKSITNDGTCRFTEKEAAKGSLKILKGFQVLPLIISLAKK
- a CDS encoding nucleotidyltransferase family protein; amino-acid sequence: MVKRNLKAIILAGGLGTRLHPYTLFIPKPMLPLGDKPVLEHLIKWLNNNGIREIVICVGYLGKIIEDYFGDGVDLNVEITYARTKTPMGTAGQLQSAENLINGTFLCIYGDSIYDFIIHDMIDFHFEKEALATIALVPYKVTQKYGFIDIDENGAVKKWREKPKVEGLINIGCYIMEAGFLHYIPNDKSYGMNFAFGRAIEANERIYGYISKGSFTDIGDRKSYIKVYKKYLKKLGDLT
- a CDS encoding glycoside hydrolase family 57 protein; this encodes MTYICLVIDAHQPIRLNRTFPYERVKRIAEGAPVMDRYFDDKLNQQVFTEFSKNCYTPTFKILLETIDSTYELEKPFKLSFCLSGLFIEQAIKYEPDLIELLKKLVATKNVEILGGDYYHSLASICQDGMNEFIKHVKFHHQIIKKLFGVEPNVFENTELIYNNSVAKAVKKFGYEGILTEGVGSFFSRNLPTYVYSSPGDQGLKLLFRHYKLSDDLRFRFSKKTWNEYPLTANKYCNWLSATPGDVILIALEIETFGGNNSVHTGIFDFLKKIPEEVANRENLEWNTPTDVIKNVQSSGTLIIPDVRTISHDNEKKSTNPWLENSMQRISFDRIFNLRPYIEEINDANIMMIWRLLQQSDHLSYMSTRKDQEGRQSHHSYYSSPAEAFAVFDAVNTDFEGKIAIIVQNIRKSKLRRSTSTTKPLHPSTSQTQK
- a CDS encoding carboxymuconolactone decarboxylase family protein translates to MGEYEDTLKDIKETLGIVPGVMKALSEDVLVKDWSLWKKYSFTETEIPCKYREMIGLSAAANIKCPYYQAMHTAMAKFHGATDKELSEVYYLASLTARWSAMTHAQNYPYEKFKQELQQIGQHLVRQQCKEIRHVQNSKLS
- a CDS encoding DUF4921 family protein — protein: MSELRKDYFTDKLVIVNTKKHKSIDFRLKNESPKESKCPYCPGNELMTPPARLVLVQKEKSLLKLTDAEEDRVEDWCVRAFLDEFPVVTPRSDVTYSEDPLYCEPAYGYHYIIVATPKHDENFQKMGVEQWVNVLSVVQDRVRWLYSRKNVSYVSIFANYGEEAGATIEHPHLQIITLPRLPPIIEQEASKVRITMREKGVCPMCEVLNIESGGPRQILTTNHFIAFAPWAPSHAFEYWIFPKKHQTSILKVTQKEIRDLVLILRSTLSGLSSVLSDPPYSIVFHISSEKKTTRQLHWHLKIFPQIRKWTGFEKGTHTYINQVSPEETATLLGSASRKELAKIIGIS